Proteins encoded in a region of the Acidobacteriota bacterium genome:
- a CDS encoding PadR family transcriptional regulator encodes MPPLPQGTLDLLILQTLANKPRHGYAIARWIEESTDDLLAVQEGALYPALARLERQGWIQSEWKRSELNKQVKVYQLTAKGHTELEIRTQSWKALAGAMTKVFNAR; translated from the coding sequence ATGCCACCACTACCCCAAGGCACGCTCGACCTGCTCATCCTCCAGACCCTGGCCAACAAGCCCCGGCACGGCTACGCCATCGCCCGCTGGATCGAAGAATCCACCGACGACCTGCTGGCCGTTCAGGAAGGCGCCCTCTACCCGGCACTCGCGCGGCTCGAACGCCAGGGCTGGATCCAGTCGGAATGGAAACGCTCGGAACTGAACAAACAGGTGAAGGTCTACCAGTTGACCGCCAAGGGTCACACCGAACTGGAGATTCGCACCCAAAGTTGGAAGGCCCTGGCCGGCGCCATGACCAAGGTCTTCAACGCTCGGTGA
- a CDS encoding ATP-binding protein, with protein MLDGAIQTLFKQLPALLLVGPRASGKTTTAARHARSMVRLDTDAEAQAFRADPDAALRGLQEPILIDEWQMVPGVLGAIKRAVDARPDPARFIITGSVRAELDGEWWPGTGRVTRLPMFGMTIREQVGAVRGPSFIDRVVSGAPLEPAHPSPDLRGYVDLIFQSGFPEPALRLNGAARQHWLDSYLEHLLTRDVELIESGRDPVRLRRYMEAYALNTAGVVDEKTLFDAAGINRKTALAYDRLLSNLFVTETLPAWTSNRLKRLVLGPKRHLVDPALAGAALRLDTNGALRQGDLFGRLLETFVVSQIRAEVPVSETRPRLFHVRQQEGRLEVDILVELGGGRLIAIEVKADAAPTAAAARHLMTMRDRFDREFVAGIVLHTGPRTFTLSDRIVAAPVSALWG; from the coding sequence CTGCTCGACGGTGCCATCCAAACCCTATTCAAGCAGCTGCCCGCGTTGTTGCTCGTCGGCCCAAGGGCTTCTGGCAAGACCACCACCGCGGCTCGTCACGCGAGGTCCATGGTCCGGCTCGACACCGACGCGGAGGCCCAGGCATTCAGGGCAGATCCGGACGCTGCACTTCGCGGACTTCAGGAACCGATCCTGATCGACGAGTGGCAGATGGTGCCGGGCGTGCTTGGCGCGATCAAGCGTGCTGTGGATGCCAGGCCCGACCCCGCGCGGTTCATCATTACCGGTTCGGTGCGTGCTGAACTCGATGGCGAGTGGTGGCCCGGCACTGGGCGCGTGACGCGCTTGCCGATGTTCGGTATGACGATTCGCGAGCAGGTGGGTGCCGTCCGGGGGCCGTCGTTCATCGACCGCGTGGTGTCAGGCGCGCCCCTTGAACCGGCTCATCCCTCGCCAGATCTACGCGGATATGTCGACCTCATCTTTCAGAGCGGATTCCCGGAACCGGCTCTTCGACTGAATGGCGCGGCTCGACAACACTGGCTGGACAGCTATCTCGAGCACCTTCTGACCCGCGACGTGGAATTGATCGAATCGGGTCGTGACCCCGTTCGGCTCCGTCGTTATATGGAGGCGTATGCGCTCAACACGGCGGGCGTCGTGGATGAAAAGACGCTGTTTGATGCGGCCGGAATCAACCGCAAGACCGCGCTGGCCTACGACCGGCTTCTCAGCAATCTGTTTGTCACTGAGACTTTGCCTGCGTGGACCTCGAATCGGCTTAAGCGCCTCGTGCTTGGTCCAAAGCGCCACCTTGTCGATCCGGCACTGGCCGGCGCAGCACTGCGACTCGACACCAACGGCGCACTTCGCCAGGGCGATCTGTTCGGCCGGTTACTCGAGACCTTCGTGGTCTCGCAGATTCGCGCAGAAGTGCCGGTCAGCGAGACGCGGCCGCGTCTGTTCCATGTGCGGCAGCAGGAGGGCCGACTCGAGGTGGACATCCTGGTCGAGCTTGGGGGCGGCCGGCTCATTGCCATTGAGGTGAAGGCCGACGCCGCGCCCACCGCCGCCGCAGCCCGCCATTTGATGACGATGCGCGATCGGTTCGACAGAGAATTCGTCGCCGGCATCGTGCTTCACACGGGGCCCCGCACGTTCACGCTCTCCGACCGCATCGTCGCCGCCCCTGTATCCGCCCTGTGGGGCTGA
- a CDS encoding FtsX-like permease family protein: MKIPVVRGRGFRDQDQQGAAPIAVVNEAFVRRWMPDREPLGATLTLNGGGLTGSPVTIVGVIGDTRSMGSDTRTRPEVHLPFAQTLMGNALFVVSTDARAAATLPTVLRQIVARQRPGQLVDRIENLETLIGSQVALPRLGAWLFGTFASLAVLLSAVGLAATLAWSVAQRRREIGIRMALGAKPADVRALIVRQMLGMSVTGVALGLLAAAGTTRLLAGWLYGVTPRDPVTFAACGALMLAVSALAAYLPARRATSIDPLITLRGD; encoded by the coding sequence ATGAAAATCCCAGTCGTGCGTGGGCGCGGTTTCAGGGATCAGGACCAGCAGGGGGCTGCGCCAATCGCCGTGGTGAACGAGGCCTTCGTGCGCCGATGGATGCCTGACCGCGAGCCCCTCGGCGCAACGCTGACGCTGAACGGCGGCGGCCTCACTGGCTCGCCCGTGACCATTGTGGGCGTGATCGGCGACACGCGGTCCATGGGGAGCGACACCCGCACACGTCCTGAAGTCCACCTGCCGTTTGCGCAAACGCTGATGGGCAATGCGTTGTTCGTCGTGAGCACGGACGCACGCGCGGCCGCCACACTGCCGACGGTCCTGCGCCAGATCGTGGCGCGTCAGCGGCCAGGCCAACTGGTGGACCGCATCGAAAACCTCGAGACCCTGATCGGGTCGCAGGTGGCCCTGCCGAGACTGGGGGCCTGGCTCTTCGGGACGTTTGCCTCGCTCGCGGTCCTGCTCAGCGCGGTGGGCCTGGCGGCCACGCTCGCGTGGTCGGTGGCACAGCGACGCCGCGAGATCGGCATTCGCATGGCGCTTGGCGCGAAACCCGCCGACGTTCGTGCCCTCATCGTCCGCCAGATGCTGGGCATGTCGGTGACGGGCGTGGCGCTCGGACTCCTGGCTGCGGCTGGCACCACACGACTACTGGCCGGCTGGCTCTACGGCGTCACGCCGCGTGACCCGGTGACGTTTGCCGCGTGCGGCGCCTTGATGCTGGCGGTGTCGGCTCTGGCGGCCTACCTGCCGGCGAGACGGGCAACGAGCATCGACCCACTCATCACGCTGCGGGGCGACTAA
- a CDS encoding ABC transporter permease, whose product MILQSPFEDVDNLAHLRIQGPDGRLTSAVPRDLYEGLSANLPAPIASAGIFAISSPVVTGVETPRRTQVECLSSSMVNVLRARPRIGRWFSADEDHPGAPGVAVVSAKFWKNTLGGDPNVLGRTIVLDEHAATIIGVMPAGFDGPLSRINRDIWVPLGQATRASERFGCRPPGNTVNALVRLSPDATMELGTAALRNASGRALKLTPLTDGTTGDLQSPFLALVGAVAAVLLIAFANVANMGLERLLGRRRELHIRVALGATRARIIRGTVIEHLLVATAGAAAGVALAFVGFDAIIALLPPSLPNLDAVTINGRVLAVSVSLALCGGLASGLVAAVQASTAASHSSVASSDRGHTRGSRMTRRVLVVSELALGVLILVGALLMIRTFVTLRPSAPGFDPSHKEVALVRLPPATPEDERLRFFETVREELASQPGIREVAGTTHLPMYGSIAYSTWRSATPKARSSPARPAPTTST is encoded by the coding sequence GTGATTCTCCAGTCGCCGTTTGAGGATGTGGACAACCTGGCGCATTTGCGCATACAGGGTCCGGACGGACGGTTGACCAGCGCCGTGCCACGCGATCTCTACGAAGGCCTCTCGGCGAACCTTCCGGCACCAATTGCGTCGGCTGGCATCTTCGCCATCAGCTCCCCGGTCGTCACTGGCGTGGAGACTCCGAGGCGGACGCAAGTGGAGTGCCTCTCGTCCTCCATGGTCAACGTCCTCCGCGCCCGTCCCCGGATCGGACGATGGTTCAGTGCGGATGAGGATCATCCCGGGGCTCCAGGCGTCGCGGTGGTCAGTGCAAAGTTCTGGAAGAACACGCTTGGTGGCGACCCCAACGTGCTGGGCCGAACGATCGTGCTCGACGAGCACGCGGCGACGATCATCGGCGTGATGCCCGCGGGCTTCGATGGACCACTGTCGAGAATCAACCGCGACATCTGGGTACCACTCGGACAGGCGACCCGCGCGTCGGAACGATTCGGCTGCCGTCCACCAGGCAACACGGTGAATGCGCTGGTCCGCCTCAGCCCTGACGCGACGATGGAGTTGGGTACGGCGGCGCTCAGGAACGCGAGTGGCAGAGCGCTGAAACTGACGCCGCTCACCGATGGCACGACCGGAGACCTGCAGAGTCCGTTTCTGGCGTTGGTGGGAGCGGTGGCCGCGGTGCTGTTGATCGCCTTTGCCAACGTCGCCAACATGGGACTTGAGCGGCTGCTGGGACGCCGGCGCGAGCTTCACATCAGGGTGGCGCTTGGCGCCACTCGGGCACGCATCATCCGTGGCACGGTCATCGAACACCTGCTGGTGGCCACGGCCGGCGCCGCAGCGGGTGTGGCGCTGGCGTTTGTGGGATTTGACGCCATCATCGCGCTCCTGCCGCCCTCGCTTCCCAACCTCGACGCCGTCACGATCAATGGCCGCGTGCTGGCAGTGAGTGTGAGCCTGGCGCTGTGTGGAGGACTCGCGTCCGGGCTTGTAGCCGCCGTTCAAGCCTCAACGGCAGCGAGTCACTCAAGCGTCGCCAGCAGCGACCGCGGGCACACCCGGGGCAGCCGAATGACACGGCGGGTGCTGGTGGTCTCGGAACTCGCGCTCGGAGTGCTCATTCTGGTGGGCGCACTCCTGATGATCCGCACGTTCGTCACGCTGCGCCCGAGCGCGCCCGGCTTCGACCCCTCACACAAGGAGGTGGCTCTGGTTCGTCTGCCGCCTGCGACTCCTGAGGACGAACGTCTTCGCTTCTTCGAGACCGTACGCGAAGAGCTCGCGAGTCAACCGGGCATTCGCGAGGTCGCCGGCACGACGCATCTGCCGATGTACGGCAGCATCGCGTACTCGACCTGGCGATCGGCAACACCAAAGGCGAGGTCTTCACCGGCACGGCCAGCACCAACTACTTCGACCTGA